A window of Sutcliffiella cohnii contains these coding sequences:
- a CDS encoding DUF3231 family protein, whose translation MKRDEMFAAEISTLWTLYINITMTELILRYFLEHVEESSYREEIVYMYEIVTSQLESVKKISWDYSLPSSIGFTENDLNLQAPRLFSDPTILTYLFHMNKVGMVTYSSALATVTNKEIRHLYHSFLVQTADIYERIAVKMTEMGILLNAPSLTYGETPSFIIDKDYLSGINPLKEKRPLNAIEVTHLSFNLRTNQVGRILCEAFAQVTKNEEVQKFSLKAKEMAKSHMETFINILRKEDIEPPLSEQLRITDSTISPFSDKLIMTHTAFLTTAGIGNYAAAAAASQRSDLLVKYEKLSGEAALLSKEGADIMIKNKWIEQPPTAINRKQLRTNE comes from the coding sequence TTGAAGAGAGATGAAATGTTCGCTGCAGAAATTAGTACATTATGGACACTTTATATAAACATTACAATGACTGAATTAATACTACGATATTTTTTAGAGCATGTGGAGGAGAGTTCATATCGAGAAGAAATAGTATATATGTACGAAATTGTAACTAGTCAACTAGAGAGTGTAAAAAAAATAAGTTGGGATTATTCTCTTCCTTCTTCTATCGGGTTTACAGAAAACGACTTAAATCTACAAGCCCCCAGATTATTTTCAGATCCGACAATTTTAACTTATTTATTTCATATGAATAAAGTTGGTATGGTTACATATAGTTCGGCGTTAGCAACTGTTACGAACAAAGAAATTCGACATCTTTATCATTCATTTCTAGTTCAAACAGCTGATATATATGAAAGAATTGCTGTAAAAATGACAGAAATGGGGATTTTGTTAAATGCACCTTCACTTACGTATGGTGAAACGCCATCTTTTATTATCGATAAGGATTATTTAAGTGGAATCAATCCTCTGAAAGAAAAGAGACCGTTAAATGCTATAGAAGTGACACATCTTTCATTTAATTTACGTACGAATCAAGTTGGAAGGATTTTATGTGAAGCCTTTGCACAAGTTACTAAAAACGAAGAAGTGCAAAAGTTCTCACTAAAAGCAAAAGAAATGGCCAAAAGTCACATGGAAACATTTATTAACATATTGCGGAAGGAGGATATTGAACCTCCACTTTCTGAACAATTAAGGATAACAGATAGTACAATATCGCCATTTTCGGATAAATTAATAATGACCCATACAGCCTTTTTGACAACTGCGGGAATTGGAAATTATGCGGCTGCAGCGGCAGCTAGTCAACGATCAGACTTACTTGTGAAGTATGAAAAACTTTCAGGGGAAGCAGCATTATTGTCTAAAGAGGGGGCGGATATTATGATTAAAAACAAATGGATAGAAC
- the queC gene encoding 7-cyano-7-deazaguanine synthase QueC — translation MKKNEKAIVVFSGGQDSTTCLFWALEQFEEVETVTFHYGQRHNLEIECAKKIASDLGVKHRVLDMSLLSQLSANALTRDDIDIEEKKGEVPNTFVDGRNLLFLSFAAVAAKQVGARHIITGVCETDFSGYPDCRDVFIKSLNVTLNLSMDYQFVIHTPLMWLNKAETWKLADELHALDYIKEKTLTCYNGIVADGCGECPACKLRKRGLEQYLETKGNN, via the coding sequence ATGAAGAAAAATGAAAAAGCAATTGTTGTGTTTAGTGGTGGTCAAGACAGTACAACTTGTTTATTTTGGGCGCTTGAACAGTTTGAAGAAGTAGAAACTGTGACGTTTCATTACGGTCAACGTCATAATTTAGAAATAGAATGCGCTAAAAAAATTGCTTCTGACTTAGGAGTAAAGCACCGAGTGTTAGATATGTCACTTTTAAGTCAATTATCTGCTAATGCATTAACGAGAGATGACATAGATATTGAAGAAAAGAAAGGGGAGGTACCGAATACTTTTGTAGACGGTCGGAACCTTTTATTTCTGTCGTTTGCTGCAGTGGCTGCGAAACAAGTGGGAGCGCGCCATATTATAACAGGAGTTTGTGAAACAGACTTTAGTGGCTACCCTGATTGTCGGGACGTCTTTATAAAATCTTTGAACGTAACATTAAATTTATCGATGGATTATCAGTTCGTTATTCATACCCCGCTAATGTGGTTAAATAAAGCGGAAACGTGGAAACTAGCTGATGAGCTTCATGCACTTGACTATATAAAAGAAAAGACATTAACGTGTTATAACGGAATAGTTGCAGATGGGTGTGGAGAATGCCCCGCTTGTAAATTAAGAAAACGTGGATTAGAACAATATTTAGAAACGAAGGGAAACAACTGA
- the queE gene encoding 7-carboxy-7-deazaguanine synthase QueE, translated as MNKKIPVLEIFGPTIQGEGMVIGQKTMFVRTSGCDYRCVWCDSAFTWDGSAKDDIRMLTAEQIWSELLELGGNSFKHVTISGGNPALLQSISYLVELLHDNGVKVALETQGSKWKDWMKAIDDLTLSPKPPSSTMKTDFAMLDSIISKLEMNKISLKVVVFNDEDLLYAKKVHQRYPNVPFFVQVGNDDIETTSTADLREHLFVKYEWLIEKVMKDEEMNFVRVLPQLHTYIWGNKRGV; from the coding sequence ATGAATAAAAAAATACCTGTTTTAGAAATATTCGGACCAACTATTCAAGGTGAAGGAATGGTAATAGGTCAAAAAACGATGTTTGTGCGTACTTCAGGCTGTGATTATCGATGCGTCTGGTGTGACTCTGCATTTACATGGGATGGCAGTGCAAAGGACGATATCCGAATGCTTACAGCTGAGCAAATATGGTCTGAACTATTAGAGCTTGGAGGAAATAGTTTTAAACATGTTACTATTTCTGGTGGAAATCCAGCACTATTACAATCTATCTCCTATTTAGTAGAATTATTGCATGATAATGGTGTAAAAGTAGCACTGGAAACACAAGGGAGTAAGTGGAAAGATTGGATGAAGGCAATAGATGATTTAACACTCTCTCCGAAGCCCCCAAGCTCAACGATGAAGACTGATTTTGCCATGTTAGATTCTATTATTTCTAAACTTGAAATGAATAAAATATCACTTAAAGTAGTTGTATTTAACGATGAAGATCTTCTTTATGCGAAAAAGGTTCATCAAAGATATCCAAACGTTCCTTTTTTTGTACAAGTAGGAAATGATGATATAGAGACTACTTCAACTGCAGATTTAAGAGAACATTTATTTGTTAAATACGAGTGGTTAATTGAGAAAGTAATGAAAGACGAAGAAATGAATTTTGTAAGAGTACTGCCACAGCTTCATACGTATATTTGGGGCAATAAACGTGGTGTATAG
- the queD gene encoding 6-carboxytetrahydropterin synthase QueD, with the protein MLQQIYPQVPHSYQYELNKDMQIAAAHYIPTVSAGKCRQVHGHTYFINVTVAGNELDDSGFLVNFQILKKLLHDKYDHTVLNDHKEVFSDEDSNHFPTTEVVARKMWETIEQHLQTLPNSPTCLQIFVRETPTSYCIYRPKRDCSKNE; encoded by the coding sequence ATGCTACAACAAATATACCCACAAGTACCTCATTCCTATCAATATGAATTAAACAAAGACATGCAAATAGCTGCAGCACATTATATTCCAACAGTTTCAGCTGGAAAGTGTCGACAAGTACATGGCCATACGTATTTTATAAATGTAACTGTAGCAGGAAATGAATTAGACGACTCTGGGTTTCTTGTTAATTTTCAAATATTAAAAAAACTTTTACACGACAAATATGATCATACAGTATTAAATGACCATAAAGAAGTATTTAGCGATGAAGATTCAAATCATTTTCCGACAACAGAAGTAGTAGCTCGAAAAATGTGGGAAACGATTGAACAGCATTTACAAACATTACCTAATTCACCAACATGCTTACAAATATTTGTTAGAGAAACACCAACAAGCTACTGTATTTATCGACCTAAAAGGGATTGTAGTAAAAATGAATAA
- a CDS encoding DUF6254 family protein, producing the protein MTQSKSQQERQWKTRKNSQNEHGKVKSFEQLANETTNKK; encoded by the coding sequence TTGACTCAATCAAAAAGTCAGCAAGAACGTCAATGGAAAACGAGGAAAAACTCTCAAAATGAACACGGTAAAGTAAAATCATTTGAGCAGCTAGCAAATGAAACGACGAATAAAAAATAA
- the queF gene encoding preQ(1) synthase — translation MTAGRKDEELQGVTLLGNQGTNYLFQYSPDVLETFENKHPNRDYFVKFNCPEFTSLCPKTNQPDFATIYISYIPDKLMVESKSLKLYLFSFRNHGDFHEDCMNIIMNDLIKLMDPRYIEVWGKFTPRGGISIDPYTNYGKPGTKYEEMAHYRLMNHDMYPETVNNR, via the coding sequence ATGACAGCAGGAAGAAAAGATGAAGAATTACAAGGAGTAACACTTTTAGGTAATCAAGGGACGAATTATTTATTTCAATACAGTCCGGATGTCTTAGAAACTTTTGAAAATAAGCATCCAAACCGAGATTATTTTGTTAAATTTAATTGCCCAGAATTTACGAGCCTTTGCCCAAAAACGAACCAGCCAGACTTCGCGACAATATATATTAGTTATATTCCTGACAAGCTAATGGTAGAAAGTAAGTCATTAAAGCTATACCTATTTAGCTTTAGAAACCACGGTGATTTTCATGAGGATTGCATGAATATTATTATGAATGATCTTATTAAATTGATGGATCCTCGATATATTGAAGTATGGGGGAAATTTACACCACGTGGTGGTATCTCTATTGATCCATATACGAATTATGGAAAACCGGGGACGAAATATGAAGAAATGGCACATTACCGTCTGATGAACCATGATATGTATCCTGAAACTGTCAATAATCGTTAA
- a CDS encoding CPBP family intramembrane glutamic endopeptidase, protein MTQFGKLLATWILANVLIGISFTFSTYFWTLFPLSMIILIYISWKSNVDLKITKLKYNSNIIGIISGISLYFLFLFTYVIIKSFFPYFVPFVQDLYSVVGPKQWWHYVLLLIIIPGEEIFWRGYIQKKCMQMYTPKLAVLVASALYAVAHIWSGNVMLVAAAALSGLVWGYLYVWTKNLTVVILSHFFFNLFLLLILPLTF, encoded by the coding sequence TTGACTCAATTCGGCAAGCTACTTGCAACTTGGATTTTAGCAAATGTGTTAATAGGAATTAGTTTTACCTTCAGTACATATTTTTGGACGTTATTTCCCCTCTCCATGATTATTCTTATTTATATTTCTTGGAAAAGTAACGTAGATTTAAAAATAACTAAATTGAAATACAATAGTAATATTATTGGAATTATCTCAGGCATTAGCTTATATTTTTTATTTCTTTTTACATATGTAATTATTAAAAGTTTCTTTCCATACTTTGTTCCTTTTGTTCAAGATCTTTATTCAGTTGTTGGACCTAAACAATGGTGGCATTATGTACTTTTACTTATCATAATACCTGGGGAAGAAATATTTTGGCGTGGCTATATTCAAAAGAAGTGTATGCAAATGTATACTCCAAAGTTAGCAGTTCTCGTAGCATCCGCCCTTTATGCTGTTGCACATATATGGAGCGGAAATGTGATGTTAGTTGCCGCTGCAGCACTATCGGGTCTTGTTTGGGGATATTTATATGTATGGACAAAGAATTTGACTGTTGTCATCCTATCTCATTTCTTTTTTAATTTATTTTTACTTCTCATACTACCACTTACTTTTTAA